The Lucilia cuprina isolate Lc7/37 chromosome 5, ASM2204524v1, whole genome shotgun sequence genome includes a window with the following:
- the LOC111675062 gene encoding rho guanine nucleotide exchange factor 16 isoform X2 has translation METTSTTTTTTTTFNYSTNTLRTLPRKRRPRAVGEVSITCPSSCVYLNAEVTEDAVKNEPVYQNTCLDELKEKLATVQKPNNVTPSVRQRQRIHLTFIRATIAEVDERREGMVMSTFVDDPDHYYEQLSPQTISKRHSLLEQTRMNSLQRNQDSIRVSKRGKKMSYSAHALGQHISDDSFDSDTDYYEDGENFKNSHNDSGVDIRTTKLPDPPTSSNQMYSFVKKFKNFIVNKKSPNSSKHGGSQQKIYDSSSQFYAAGQYEGKPETTALGTSSSLQVPATKELSTSEKNLILAQSTVSKPEPLNTSTTPRKSKAGKSLKSRIRKSLVGFDNKQLSTLTPTRSTFYIEDPANDEHNGQLDSGFSEKALSGELPTTTSIPTAESQRLSTMARKSKKESKLANSQRRRTTIGIRPHEPPPPPPPENNTKPKRQSNTSWYAECGVFKNGTTNLLQDDSQIINSQNGSSGSSFAAGSTWYEEAGLYQTSGISVASSSGSSGVSTSNEAGPADEMSHSMFSNEPLYQIYSAAKLEAISRDMADESSTDGYEEIGDRLKNGNAKEGTRKSSRPSALQLVEPKGSPERTLWSQIPEVINSCIIPTMTPRERALMEAKFEIITSEASYLKSLNLLRTHYMNHPVFRDQNIVSSRDRKSLFAHIVPVHECSEKLLTELESCWQDNIMLIGLSKRIYAIAEKHFHVYVGFCEHQGRMDRTLKHLREGKGLFAQNLELLESSPACCGLNLHSFLMLPMQRITRLPLLIDAVFSKCHPNDDEYDNWKMCLAIMNKIVTQCNEAANKSEQAFEIERISRQLEFNPSVIRPLAIAPAGVLAPGTKPRYLVKKGELTHLIWRGDDAKLTFGKKFSKTTIFAFLFSDLLVLTKRKAEEQFSVFDYCPRNMLTITSGDSLPQLPTKDLNSQTSKNLILMTLLENHERKTVELLLSCPSVSEQERWLQAMRPPESETPGEKLYEQWDCPQVIAKHAYENNEPDVLNLDVGDVVNVTRKLPDGWYKGERIRDGAVGWFPGSYTEEVNSVHVRARNLKQRHRLLTFTATYLESQKRNK, from the exons ATGGAAACTACTTCAACAACgacgacgacaacaacaacatttaattaCTCAACAAATACTTTACGTACGTTGCCGCGTAAACGACGACCTCGCGCAGTGGGTGAAGTGTCAATAACTTGTCCTTCAAGTTGTGTATACTTGAATGCCGAAGTTACAGAGGATGCCGTTAAAAACGAGCCTGTCTATCAGAATACTTGCCTCGATGAATTGAAAGAGAAGTTGGCAACTGTGCAAAAACCAAATAACGTAACGCCGAGTGTTCGACAGCGTCAACGAATACATTTGACTTTTATACGTGCCACTATAGCCGAAGTGGATGAAAGGCGTGAAGGCATGGTGATGAGCACATTTGTAG ATGATCCCGATCATTATTACGAACAACTTTCACCGCAAACCATCTCCAAGCGACACTCTTTGCTTGAGCAGACACGAATGAATAGTTTGCAAAGAAATCAGGACTCGATTCGCGTGTCTAAGCGTGGCAAAAAAATGTCCTACTCAGCACATGCACTGGGACAACACATATCAGATGATTCATTTGATTCCGATACCGATTACTATGAAGatggtgaaaattttaaaaattcccatAACGACAGTGGTGTTGATATAAGAACCACTAAATTGCCAGATCCTCCAACTTCATCCAATCAAATGTATtcatttgttaagaaatttaagaatttcataGTGAATAAGAAATCTCCAAATAGTTCTAAACATGGTGGTAGTCAGCAAAAGATCTATGATAGTTCATCGCAATTCTATGCCGCAGGACAATATGAGGGAAAGCCGGAAACTACGGCATTAGGAACATCATCTTCATTACAAGTACCAGCCACCAAAGAATTAAGTACTTCtgaaaagaatttaatattaGCTCAAAGTACGGTCTCTAAACCGGAACCTTTAAACACTTCTACTACACCGAGAAAATCTAAAGCGGGTAAAAGTTTGAAATCTCGCATACGCAAGAGTTTAGTAGGATTTGATAATAAACAATTATCCACATTAACGCCTACCAGAAGTACCTTCTATATTGAGGATCCAGCAAATGACGAACATAATGGACAGTTGGATTCGGGATTTTCGGAAAAAGCTTTATCGGGAGAACTGCCTACCACAACGTCTATACCAACAGCAGAGTCACAAAGACTATCAACTATGGCACGTAAATCTAAGAAGGAATCTAAATTAGCCAATTCACAAAGAAGACGCACTACTATTGGCATTAGGCCTCATGAGCCACCACCACCTCCGCCACCAGAAAACAACACTAAACCCAAACGTCAAAGCAATACCTCCTGGTATGCCGAATGTGGTGTTTTCAAAAATGGCACCACCAATTTGTTACAAGATGATTCTCAAATAATAAATAGTCAAAATGGTAGTTCGGGCAGTAGTTTTGCGGCCGGTTCTACTTGGTATGAGGAAGCTGGTTTATATCAAACCAGTGGCATATCAGTGGCCAGCAGCAGTGGCAGTTCCGGTGTTTCTACCAGCAATGAAGCGGGACCGGCAGATGAAATGTCTCATAGTATGTTTAGCAATGAACCTCTGTATCAGATCTATAGTGCTGCCAAATTAGAAGCCATTTCACGAGATATGGCTGATGAGAGTTCCACAGATGGTTATGAGGAAATAGGCGATCGCCTTAAGAATGGCAATGCTAAGGAAGGAACTCGTAAATCTTCAAGACCTTCGGCTTTACAACTGGTGGAGCCCAAGGGAAGTCCCGAACGCACGTTGTGGAGTCAAATACCAGAAGTTATTAACTCGTGTATAATAC CCACAATGACCCCACGCGAACGAGCTTTAATGGAGgccaaatttgaaataattacttCCGAAGCCAGTTACCTTAAATCTCTAAATCTCTTGCGCACTCATTATATGAATCATCCCGTGTTTCGCGATCAAAATATTGTTAGCTCGCGTGATCGCAAATCTTTATTCGCTCACATTGTGCCGGTACATGAATGCTCAGAAAAACTCCTAACAGAATTGGAATCCTGCTGGCAGGACAATATAATGTTAATAGGTTTAAGTAAACGCATATATGCTATAGCCGAAAAGCATTTCCATGTCTATGTGGGATTCTGCGAACATCAAGGACGCATGGATCGTACCTTGAAACATTTGCGTGAAGGCAAAGGACTGTTTGCACAAAATTTGGAATTACTCGAGTCAAGTCCGGCGTGCTGCGGGCTAAACTTGCATTCATTCTTAATGTTACCCATGCAGAGAATAACAAGACTGCCTCTCCTAATAGATGCCGTTTTCAGTAAATGTCATCCCAATGATGATGAGTATGACAATTGGAAAATGTGTTTGGCCATAATGAATAAAATTGTAACGCAATGTAATGAGGCGGCTAACAAAAGTGAACAGGCCTTTGAAATTGAACGAATCTCCAGACAACTAGAATTTAATCCATCTGTAATACGACCTTTGGCAATTGCACCAGCTGGTGTTTTGGCTCCCGGCACTAAGCCacgttatttagttaaaaagggAGAGCTAACACATCTGATATGGCGTGGAGATGATGCCAAGCTAACATTTggcaaaaagttttcaaagacTACAATATTTGCCTTTCTCTTTTCGGATTTGTTGGTACTGACAAAACGTAAAGCAGAAGAACAGTTTTCGGTATTTGACTATTGTCCGCGCAATATGTTGACAATAACTTCGGGTGACTCACTGCCACAATTACCAACCAAAGATTTAAATAGTCAAACTagtaagaatttaattttaatgactcTGCTAGAGAATCATGAACGTAAAACTGTGGAGTTG CTTTTGTCCTGTCCCTCAGTGTCGGAGCAAGAAAGATGGTTACAAGCTATGCGTCCTCCGGAATCAGAAACTCCCGGTGAGAAACTATATGAACAATGGGATTGCCCTCAGGTCATAGCCAAACACGCTTACGAGAATAATGAACCGgatgttttaaatttagatgTAGGAGATGTGGTAAATGTCACACGTAAATTGCCAGATG GTTGGTATAAGGGCGAACGTATACGTGATGGTGCTGTCGGTTGGTTCCCCGGTAGTTATACTGAGGAGGTTAATTCGGTTCATGTAAGAGCACGTAATCTTAAGCAAAGACATCGTTTACTCACCTTTACCGCCACCTATTTGGAATCACAAAAACGCAATAAATGA